In one window of ANME-2 cluster archaeon DNA:
- a CDS encoding pyridoxal phosphate-dependent aminotransferase, translating to MVSKRLQSIEESATLRMTNLANDLKREGHDVISFSLGEPDFDTPKHICDAAEVSLRRGDTHYSPSPGIPELRLAIAEKLNEENNLNIEPAHVIVTPGAKQAVFEAILAILDEGDEGILFDPAWVSYDPCIKIAGGKTVFAPLDPENDFCPTDVASYITPKTKLIVLNSPSNPTGGIFSRDAIKEIADLAIDHDITVISDEIYEKIIYDKEHFSIGSLPGMEDRTITINGFSKAYAMTGWRLGYLATSHELYTSMSKLQSHSVSSATTFVQWAGVEALKGDQSFIPGMVAEFKARRDLLVDGLNNMGIKSNYPSGAFYSFADVSEYGNGDDVCEQLLTEAHVAATPGSAFGPNSMDFIRISYATSQERIRDALERIEQVLG from the coding sequence ATGGTATCAAAACGCCTGCAAAGTATAGAGGAATCGGCCACCCTCAGGATGACGAATCTGGCCAATGATCTCAAGCGCGAGGGACATGATGTTATCAGTTTCAGCCTGGGAGAACCTGATTTTGACACACCGAAGCATATCTGTGATGCTGCCGAAGTGTCGCTGCGCCGGGGCGACACCCATTATTCTCCTTCTCCCGGCATTCCCGAACTGCGCCTTGCTATTGCTGAAAAACTGAATGAAGAGAACAACCTGAATATTGAGCCTGCCCATGTGATCGTGACACCGGGCGCCAAGCAGGCTGTGTTCGAGGCCATACTTGCCATACTGGACGAGGGCGATGAGGGCATTCTGTTCGACCCGGCCTGGGTATCCTATGACCCGTGCATCAAGATAGCGGGCGGGAAGACAGTGTTTGCACCACTTGACCCGGAAAATGATTTTTGTCCCACAGATGTAGCCAGTTATATCACTCCAAAGACCAAGCTTATTGTATTGAACAGCCCCAGCAATCCTACAGGGGGTATTTTTTCCAGGGATGCGATAAAAGAGATCGCAGACCTTGCTATCGACCACGATATCACTGTGATCTCGGACGAGATATATGAGAAGATCATCTACGATAAAGAGCATTTCAGCATCGGCAGTCTACCCGGCATGGAAGACCGCACCATCACTATCAATGGTTTTTCAAAGGCTTATGCCATGACTGGCTGGAGGCTGGGTTATCTTGCTACTTCTCATGAACTGTACACGTCCATGTCCAAGCTGCAGAGCCATAGTGTCAGCAGTGCCACTACTTTTGTCCAGTGGGCGGGTGTGGAGGCCCTGAAAGGGGACCAGTCATTTATTCCAGGGATGGTTGCCGAGTTCAAGGCACGGCGGGACCTGCTGGTGGACGGGCTGAACAATATGGGTATTAAGTCTAATTATCCCAGCGGTGCGTTCTATTCCTTTGCCGACGTAAGCGAATACGGTAACGGTGATGATGTGTGCGAGCAGTTGCTCACAGAGGCCCATGTGGCTGCCACGCCGGGAAGTGCGTTTGGACCCAACAGCATGGACTTTATCAGGATTTCCTATGCTACCAGCCAGGAGCGAATACGGGACGCACTGGAGCGGATCGAGCAGGTGCTGGGGTAA
- a CDS encoding 6,7-dimethyl-8-ribityllumazine synthase gives MSDIKLGFVIAEFNRDITYQMELLGREHAEFLGATVEQTIMVPGVYDMPLAIKKMVTDPNIDAVVTIGCVIEGQTKHDEIVVQHATRKITDLSLEYDKPVTLGISGPGMSRLDAHKRVDYAKRAVEAAVKLVQRLK, from the coding sequence ATGAGCGATATTAAACTGGGATTTGTGATAGCAGAGTTCAACAGGGACATAACCTACCAGATGGAGCTGCTGGGCAGGGAGCATGCAGAGTTTTTGGGGGCCACAGTGGAGCAGACCATTATGGTGCCGGGTGTATATGATATGCCGCTGGCCATAAAGAAAATGGTAACCGACCCCAACATCGATGCCGTGGTCACGATCGGCTGCGTTATCGAAGGCCAGACCAAGCACGATGAGATTGTGGTGCAGCACGCTACCAGGAAGATCACAGACCTGTCACTGGAATATGATAAACCGGTAACCCTGGGCATATCGGGCCCTGGTATGAGCAGGCTGGATGCACACAAGAGAGTGGACTATGCCAAACGTGCGGTCGAGGCTGCCGTCAAGCTGGTGCAAAGATTAAAATAA
- a CDS encoding riboflavin synthase: MVTVGIADTTFARYDMGGAAIDELRNNASVKIERYTVPGIKDLPVACKKLIEELGCDIVMALGMPGADPKDKICAHEASQGIIQAQLMTNTHVIEVFVHEDEAEDEKTLAWLMEHRSREHALNVVKLLFRKRDLEREAGTGQRQGYKDAGQVGL, from the coding sequence ATGGTCACGGTAGGTATTGCAGATACTACATTTGCCAGGTATGATATGGGAGGTGCAGCCATTGATGAGCTGCGCAATAATGCATCTGTGAAGATCGAGCGTTATACTGTACCCGGTATCAAGGACCTGCCCGTGGCCTGCAAGAAATTGATAGAAGAACTGGGCTGCGATATTGTCATGGCGCTGGGTATGCCCGGGGCAGACCCAAAGGATAAGATATGCGCTCACGAGGCATCCCAGGGTATCATCCAGGCACAGTTGATGACCAATACCCATGTGATCGAGGTGTTCGTGCATGAGGATGAAGCAGAGGATGAAAAAACCCTTGCATGGTTGATGGAGCACCGCTCACGGGAGCATGCCCTGAATGTTGTTAAATTGCTGTTTAGAAAGCGGGATCTGGAACGTGAGGCAGGTACCGGGCAGCGGCAGGGCTATAAAGATGCTGGTCAGGTGGGTCTGTAG
- a CDS encoding alanine--glyoxylate aminotransferase family protein encodes MKLENTLMMIPGPVPIAPRVQRAMGRPMFGHRGEEFGAIYDECREILAELFRTKNEVFVISGSGTASMEAAIGNVIRKDDTIITIENGKFGERLCDIGERYGNAVKLQYDWGTPIDLEAVEAALENGAKAVAMVHNETSAAIKNPVEEVAKLAHKYGALFIMDAITTVGGDTVEVDKWGVDLAFMGSQKCIAAPPGLSAITVSDAAWDAIVDKPPYYLDLKAYRKSGSNSPTQTPYTPGVPLISAMCEALRIVKEEGMQQRKHRHAQGAAAVRAAAGALGIELFPKIDKYHSYSNTVTAMNIPEGITDKELRGGMLDMGIQISGGQSHLKGKIFRIGSMGNFTATDMVTTISTLELVLAKHGLVDRIGTGVEAASRELNKI; translated from the coding sequence ATGAAACTTGAAAATACATTGATGATGATACCTGGGCCGGTACCCATAGCACCCAGGGTACAGAGAGCCATGGGCAGACCCATGTTCGGTCACAGGGGCGAGGAATTCGGCGCTATCTATGACGAATGCCGGGAGATACTTGCCGAACTGTTCCGGACCAAAAACGAAGTATTCGTAATATCAGGTTCAGGCACTGCCAGTATGGAAGCTGCCATAGGGAACGTGATAAGGAAGGATGATACAATAATCACTATCGAGAACGGTAAATTCGGTGAGCGGTTATGTGATATCGGGGAACGCTATGGCAATGCGGTAAAATTGCAGTATGACTGGGGCACGCCTATAGATCTGGAGGCCGTGGAAGCTGCCCTTGAAAACGGTGCCAAAGCCGTGGCAATGGTACATAACGAGACCAGTGCGGCCATAAAGAACCCGGTAGAAGAAGTAGCTAAACTTGCACACAAATACGGTGCCCTGTTCATTATGGATGCTATTACTACAGTTGGGGGTGATACGGTAGAGGTTGACAAATGGGGTGTGGATCTGGCATTTATGGGTTCCCAGAAATGTATTGCTGCACCACCGGGTCTGTCTGCCATTACAGTCAGTGATGCTGCCTGGGATGCCATAGTGGATAAACCGCCATATTATCTTGACCTGAAAGCATACCGTAAATCAGGCTCCAATTCACCCACCCAGACACCATACACACCAGGTGTGCCGTTAATATCTGCCATGTGTGAGGCCCTTAGGATCGTGAAGGAGGAAGGAATGCAGCAGCGCAAGCACAGGCATGCACAGGGTGCAGCAGCTGTACGGGCGGCAGCGGGTGCGCTTGGTATTGAACTGTTCCCGAAGATCGATAAGTATCACAGTTATTCCAATACTGTCACTGCCATGAATATTCCCGAGGGTATAACTGATAAGGAACTGCGCGGCGGGATGCTGGACATGGGTATCCAGATATCTGGCGGGCAGTCACACCTGAAGGGTAAGATATTCAGGATAGGCAGTATGGGTAATTTCACTGCTACTGATATGGTCACCACCATCTCTACGCTGGAACTGGTGCTGGCAAAGCACGGGCTGGTTGACAGAATTGGCACAGGCGTGGAAGCAGCAAGCAGGGAACTGAATAAGATATAA
- the pheA gene encoding prephenate dehydratase, whose product MIIGLLGPQGTYSEKAARQLNVKARLMFFDDLEDVIESVLTRKVDCGVVPIENSLEGSIGITMDALKENDIYIIGEVIVPIRHCLLSKGHMEDIKVILSHSQALAQCRKFIREHFKNIKMQTTGSTSHAAKLTSEFPEMAAIASRESAQKYGLDILANDIQDYKENYTRFVVLGNNIPEPTGHDKTSIIIHLAYDRPGALYDLLGEFASRNINLTKIESRPSKMGLGDYLFYIDMEGHRSDRNISVALNNIEKIVDWLKIIGSYPLGIKIL is encoded by the coding sequence ATGATTATTGGTTTGCTGGGTCCACAAGGAACGTATTCTGAAAAAGCTGCCAGACAGCTCAATGTGAAAGCCCGGCTCATGTTCTTCGATGATCTGGAAGATGTTATTGAATCTGTGCTTACCCGGAAGGTTGACTGTGGTGTAGTTCCCATTGAAAATTCACTGGAAGGGTCTATCGGAATTACTATGGACGCACTTAAAGAAAATGATATATACATTATTGGTGAGGTTATTGTCCCTATCAGGCACTGCCTCCTGTCAAAGGGGCACATGGAAGATATTAAGGTTATCCTGTCCCATTCCCAGGCACTGGCCCAGTGCCGTAAATTCATACGTGAACATTTTAAAAATATTAAGATGCAGACAACAGGCAGCACATCACATGCCGCAAAACTCACTTCTGAATTCCCTGAGATGGCTGCCATAGCATCCAGGGAATCTGCACAGAAATACGGTCTTGATATACTGGCAAATGATATCCAGGACTATAAAGAGAACTACACCAGGTTCGTAGTATTAGGGAATAATATTCCCGAACCCACCGGGCATGATAAAACATCCATCATCATTCACCTTGCCTATGACAGACCGGGTGCTCTGTACGATCTACTGGGTGAATTTGCCAGCCGCAACATCAACCTGACCAAAATCGAATCCAGACCTTCAAAGATGGGATTAGGTGATTATTTATTTTACATAGATATGGAAGGACACAGGTCTGATAGAAATATCAGCGTTGCACTGAATAATATCGAAAAAATTGTTGATTGGTTAAAAATTATCGGTTCATATCCATTAGGTATAAAAATACTATAA
- the thpR gene encoding RNA 2',3'-cyclic phosphodiesterase, whose translation MIRTFLAVELPDHIKEAAHSIQQEMDFKGLKLVDPDLIHITLKFLGDIPESQAAPITDAISKIDCAPFTARVAGVGVFPKPSYMKVIWLGATGEFEHLHSEVEHVLKSYRFKKDRGRFTAHATLARVKNLDNTSKEQLARVLAGLQDIDLGEFTVNSIAFKKSTLTPKGPIYETLNEIPLK comes from the coding sequence ATGATACGCACATTCTTAGCCGTAGAACTCCCTGACCACATAAAAGAGGCTGCACACTCCATCCAGCAGGAAATGGATTTCAAGGGCCTGAAACTGGTGGACCCAGACCTCATCCACATCACCCTGAAGTTCCTTGGCGACATTCCAGAATCCCAGGCAGCTCCCATCACAGATGCTATATCTAAAATTGACTGCGCCCCGTTCACAGCCAGGGTCGCAGGTGTAGGTGTATTCCCAAAGCCATCATACATGAAGGTCATCTGGCTGGGTGCCACAGGTGAGTTCGAACACCTGCACAGCGAAGTGGAGCATGTCCTTAAAAGTTACAGGTTCAAAAAGGACCGGGGCAGGTTCACTGCACACGCCACACTGGCACGGGTCAAGAATCTTGACAACACTTCAAAAGAACAGCTTGCCAGGGTGCTGGCAGGACTGCAGGACATTGACCTGGGGGAGTTTACTGTGAATTCCATTGCGTTTAAGAAAAGCACACTTACACCGAAGGGTCCTATTTATGAGACCCTGAATGAAATACCGCTTAAATGA
- a CDS encoding CCA tRNA nucleotidyltransferase gives MNTNNIINKVLGKIKPVAAEQQRMQEVANRIISLVDRTAAGTGLKNVSGMLVGSAARGTWISGEHDLDIFISFPEDTPEQDLRTVGLNIARQVALDAGNSEERYAEHPYVHAVFGNFEVDLVPCFRVGSAAQIKSAVDRTPFHNIFILDRIEGLEDEVLLLKQFMKGAGVYGSDLRKGGFSGYLAELLVIHYGSFTEVLQAADGWKSGIIIDITEHGNKQHNDPLVVVDPTDPARNVAAALTLDRFAEFIDMARQYLDSPAIEQFLHNPPAPLSDMEFEKITARRGTDLLAVVFDKPDVVDDVLYPQLFMLHNSITDLLSRNGFTVLNGDVWAGDGEAAVVLEMEVSCLPPAKKHAGPPVWERSHAGKFKQKYLQNKGLSKVYIENGRYVVDVPRPYTDPVELIKSELLNCRLGKHVGACIKTGFEVRKDKGLQEIDNVDFRIFLKKFFKL, from the coding sequence ATGAACACAAATAATATAATAAACAAGGTCCTTGGAAAAATAAAGCCGGTGGCTGCTGAACAGCAGAGGATGCAGGAAGTGGCCAACCGTATCATATCCCTGGTGGATCGAACCGCAGCAGGTACAGGACTGAAAAACGTTTCAGGAATGCTGGTGGGCTCTGCCGCCAGAGGTACCTGGATATCAGGTGAGCACGACCTGGATATATTCATATCATTCCCAGAGGATACACCGGAACAGGACCTGAGGACAGTAGGACTCAATATCGCCAGGCAGGTGGCACTTGATGCCGGCAATAGTGAGGAGCGGTATGCAGAGCATCCTTACGTCCATGCTGTTTTCGGTAACTTCGAGGTTGACCTGGTACCCTGCTTCAGGGTGGGCAGTGCTGCGCAGATAAAATCAGCAGTTGACAGGACACCATTCCACAACATTTTCATCCTGGACAGGATAGAGGGACTGGAAGATGAAGTACTTCTGCTCAAGCAGTTCATGAAAGGAGCCGGTGTTTATGGTTCGGACCTGCGGAAAGGCGGTTTCTCGGGATACCTGGCAGAACTGCTTGTAATACATTACGGCTCGTTCACAGAAGTGCTGCAAGCAGCAGATGGCTGGAAATCCGGCATCATCATTGACATTACTGAGCACGGGAACAAGCAGCACAATGACCCGCTGGTGGTGGTGGACCCTACTGACCCGGCCAGGAATGTAGCTGCGGCACTGACACTGGACAGGTTTGCCGAATTTATTGACATGGCACGGCAGTACCTTGATTCCCCTGCAATTGAACAGTTCTTACATAATCCGCCGGCTCCATTAAGTGACATGGAATTTGAGAAAATCACGGCCAGACGCGGGACTGATCTGCTGGCAGTGGTATTTGACAAACCCGATGTAGTGGATGATGTACTATATCCCCAGTTGTTCATGCTGCACAACAGTATTACGGACCTGCTGTCCCGGAATGGATTTACTGTCTTGAATGGTGATGTTTGGGCTGGTGATGGTGAGGCAGCCGTGGTGCTGGAGATGGAAGTGTCCTGTCTGCCCCCCGCTAAGAAACATGCAGGTCCGCCTGTTTGGGAGCGGTCCCATGCAGGGAAATTCAAGCAGAAATACCTGCAGAACAAAGGGCTCTCAAAAGTCTATATCGAGAACGGCAGGTATGTAGTGGATGTACCAAGACCATATACTGACCCGGTAGAACTTATCAAAAGCGAACTTCTTAACTGCAGGTTGGGTAAGCACGTGGGTGCATGTATCAAGACTGGTTTTGAAGTACGAAAAGACAAGGGACTTCAGGAAATAGATAATGTAGATTTTAGGATTTTTTTAAAAAAATTCTTTAAACTTTGA
- a CDS encoding S8 family peptidase, which translates to MLMILSIFTPTVMGVKESISETKSKYRHHAVNGFQNSNIHSELLDLIEKGDNDELDIIVVIDETKGKSDVEKTIKKADGKNIKYHKLAKAYSATVKAKKVKEIAKYPDVYKIYHDFKVNVYLHESVPLIGADTLRSSYNGSGITVAVIDTGIDSDHPDLKNKIVDQFSFIAEESPQDGFGHGTHVAGIIAGSGAASGDYYIGVAPQAFLMNVKVMDNNGVGNASSVMSGIEYAVDNGADIISMSLGASLWPPDGTDPVAMTANAAVDAGVVVIASAGNSGGAFLIASPATGEKVIAVGATTKQDGIALYSSVGPTWDHRIKPEVVAPGGAAFIYSDPAVLGIVSAKAPGSILDLYFSDYAVGEYYMAYSGTSMAAPHVSGVAALMLQAHPDWTPDQIKQQLMNTGVDVGYDPITQGAGRIDAISAVEQTLKISPASFSYVTRPGEYSKEVLEISNSGTETMNVCLSATGDVDVRFRKETIKIKKGQTKKVKIEIGMPAGLSSGIHSGRIVASSNGQTAGVPILIDAPLTFVGGSSQFSDAIHLKSSELFNSGTNYYYFEVPEDLPGITSTISFNKIPCEMYLYLYNPEGGLVDDDFGGESMTKGTVSTTNPISGRWMLMVDSFVFDSTIKNIHFTMNTQLHSLAVQPARWMSPVVMSEGAIANQIFTVTNVGESGKPVQEEYIFVLNASASGSF; encoded by the coding sequence ATGCTTATGATTCTAAGTATCTTCACCCCTACTGTTATGGGTGTAAAAGAATCAATATCAGAGACAAAAAGCAAGTACAGACATCATGCTGTCAATGGATTTCAGAACTCAAATATCCATTCCGAACTCTTGGATCTAATAGAAAAAGGGGATAATGACGAATTAGACATAATTGTTGTAATCGATGAGACTAAAGGCAAGAGTGACGTCGAAAAGACAATAAAGAAAGCTGATGGTAAGAACATAAAATATCATAAGCTGGCCAAGGCATATTCTGCCACTGTAAAAGCCAAGAAGGTAAAAGAGATTGCCAAGTATCCGGATGTTTATAAGATCTATCATGATTTCAAGGTTAATGTATATCTTCATGAAAGTGTTCCGTTAATTGGAGCAGATACCCTCAGGTCAAGTTATAACGGATCTGGAATTACTGTAGCAGTCATAGATACCGGTATCGATTCGGACCATCCTGACCTCAAGAATAAAATAGTGGACCAGTTTTCATTCATAGCCGAAGAATCACCACAAGATGGATTCGGGCACGGGACACATGTCGCAGGTATCATAGCAGGAAGTGGAGCCGCTTCCGGTGATTATTATATAGGCGTGGCACCACAGGCTTTTCTTATGAACGTCAAAGTGATGGATAATAATGGTGTGGGTAACGCTTCATCTGTCATGTCAGGGATTGAATACGCTGTAGATAATGGTGCAGATATCATTTCCATGAGCCTGGGAGCAAGTTTATGGCCTCCTGACGGCACTGACCCGGTGGCCATGACCGCCAACGCTGCAGTGGATGCTGGTGTGGTGGTGATCGCTTCGGCCGGAAACTCTGGAGGAGCATTCCTTATCGCTTCACCTGCCACCGGTGAGAAGGTAATTGCAGTGGGAGCAACCACAAAACAGGATGGCATAGCTCTCTACAGTTCAGTGGGACCTACCTGGGACCACCGCATCAAGCCCGAAGTAGTTGCGCCCGGAGGTGCTGCGTTCATCTATTCAGATCCTGCAGTTCTGGGTATTGTTTCAGCAAAAGCACCCGGTTCTATACTTGATCTGTACTTCAGTGATTATGCTGTGGGTGAATACTATATGGCATATTCAGGTACTTCCATGGCAGCGCCACATGTATCAGGAGTAGCCGCTTTGATGTTACAGGCACATCCAGACTGGACGCCGGACCAGATCAAACAACAATTAATGAATACTGGTGTGGATGTTGGCTATGATCCCATTACCCAGGGTGCAGGGAGGATCGATGCAATATCTGCAGTTGAGCAGACCCTTAAAATATCGCCAGCCAGTTTTTCCTATGTGACCCGGCCCGGTGAATACAGCAAAGAAGTTCTGGAGATTTCAAACAGCGGGACTGAAACTATGAACGTCTGTCTCAGTGCCACTGGTGACGTGGATGTCAGATTTAGAAAGGAAACCATCAAAATAAAGAAAGGACAGACCAAAAAAGTAAAGATTGAGATAGGAATGCCTGCCGGATTGTCGTCTGGAATCCATTCCGGTAGAATAGTGGCCAGTAGCAATGGTCAAACTGCCGGCGTTCCTATTCTTATAGATGCGCCACTGACCTTTGTGGGTGGTAGTTCTCAGTTCAGTGATGCGATCCATCTTAAATCATCAGAATTGTTCAACAGTGGCACCAATTATTATTACTTCGAAGTACCTGAAGATTTGCCGGGAATAACATCCACAATTTCATTTAATAAAATCCCTTGCGAGATGTACCTGTATCTTTACAATCCCGAAGGCGGGTTAGTGGATGATGATTTTGGCGGGGAAAGTATGACCAAAGGAACGGTCTCAACTACAAATCCAATATCAGGGAGATGGATGTTAATGGTGGATTCATTCGTGTTTGATTCTACGATCAAGAATATACATTTCACCATGAATACACAACTTCATTCACTTGCAGTACAACCCGCTAGATGGATGAGTCCTGTGGTAATGTCAGAGGGTGCTATTGCGAACCAAATCTTTACTGTGACAAACGTGGGTGAATCTGGAAAACCCGTTCAGGAGGAGTACATCTTTGTTCTTAATGCTTCTGCCAGCGGCAGCTTCTAA
- a CDS encoding histone deacetylase — MQTGYVYHDDYLKHDTGLHPENGGRLTAIMDGLKESPYFNRLILIEPVPARADQIHYIHTHDLIRTVRDFSASLMQLDPDTPTCSRSFEIALLAAGGVILAVDAVMDGMDSVFALVRPPGHHAEPDRSMGFCLFNNIAIAARHAQKKGLEKVLIVDWDVHHGNGTQEAFYEDSSVMYFSIHQSPHYPGTGSVDETGAGDGSGYNINVPLRSGAGDSDYLYVFNAILAPAARKFKPDIILVSAGQDGHRDDPLAGMNLTSEGFGQMTGVVRSLADELCGGKLVLALEGGYDQRALSSSVNSIFETLINRVDLKAGIPSNTTIEVVQQIKELHRSYRIL, encoded by the coding sequence ATGCAGACAGGCTATGTATATCACGATGACTACTTGAAGCATGACACTGGCCTCCATCCTGAGAATGGTGGTCGCTTAACTGCTATAATGGATGGCTTGAAGGAAAGTCCTTATTTCAACAGGCTCATCCTGATCGAACCCGTACCTGCCAGAGCGGACCAGATCCATTATATCCATACCCATGACCTTATCCGGACAGTCAGGGATTTTTCAGCAAGTTTGATGCAGCTCGACCCGGACACACCCACCTGCAGCCGCTCGTTTGAGATTGCGTTGTTGGCTGCCGGTGGAGTGATCTTAGCAGTTGATGCAGTGATGGACGGGATGGACAGCGTATTCGCACTGGTACGCCCGCCCGGACATCATGCCGAGCCGGACAGGAGTATGGGTTTTTGCCTGTTCAACAATATAGCCATAGCGGCCCGGCATGCACAAAAGAAGGGATTGGAAAAAGTGCTTATCGTTGACTGGGATGTCCACCACGGCAACGGTACACAGGAAGCTTTTTATGAGGACAGCTCGGTGATGTATTTTTCCATCCATCAATCCCCTCATTATCCAGGCACGGGCAGTGTGGACGAAACTGGTGCGGGAGATGGTAGTGGATATAATATTAACGTGCCGCTGCGATCAGGTGCAGGAGATTCGGATTACCTGTACGTATTTAATGCGATACTGGCACCAGCAGCCCGCAAATTCAAGCCTGATATCATTCTTGTCAGCGCAGGACAGGACGGACACAGGGATGACCCGCTGGCAGGTATGAACCTGACATCAGAAGGATTTGGACAGATGACGGGGGTGGTGCGCTCACTGGCAGATGAACTGTGCGGTGGGAAGCTGGTACTGGCGCTGGAGGGGGGGTATGATCAACGGGCACTGAGCAGTTCAGTAAATTCAATATTCGAGACATTGATCAATAGAGTGGATCTGAAAGCAGGCATACCATCTAACACTACGATTGAAGTGGTTCAGCAAATAAAGGAACTGCACCGATCATACAGGATTTTATAA
- a CDS encoding DUF2111 domain-containing protein: protein MEGIAINKDSTSVDLEPIAMAIYSAVGLPVTVKSKNKNGIRIENNQVIDYNYTGKYLEMAIEQKKTIHGYAEEGPYKDVPVVVSPISDKDGDVIAAIGIVNLAGFIDLTRL, encoded by the coding sequence ATGGAAGGAATTGCCATAAACAAAGATTCAACATCTGTAGACTTAGAACCGATAGCAATGGCCATCTATTCAGCTGTTGGTCTTCCAGTAACAGTAAAGAGTAAGAATAAGAATGGTATAAGGATCGAGAACAACCAGGTCATTGATTATAATTACACTGGCAAGTATCTGGAAATGGCAATAGAACAGAAAAAGACCATTCATGGCTATGCCGAAGAGGGGCCGTATAAGGATGTTCCTGTAGTGGTTTCACCTATCAGTGATAAAGACGGTGACGTTATAGCTGCCATTGGAATAGTCAACCTTGCGGGTTTTATCGATCTTACAAGACTCTAA
- a CDS encoding 6-pyruvoyl tetrahydropterin synthase family protein, translating into MFIELDGWHAKLRFSACHLIPDHPKCGRLHGHTYAVSVRIEGSQSGQFIIDFEDVKRIVMGVCDRLDHRILLARDDPRLKITEDEGYYTVELIKSCKHYVLPSDDVKLLPILSVSAEDLCTYFLNEISSAIRNNGFADNITNLHVRVDEGIGQGAGCDINLA; encoded by the coding sequence TTGTTCATAGAACTTGATGGCTGGCATGCAAAACTACGGTTCTCAGCCTGCCATTTAATACCTGACCATCCAAAATGCGGCAGGCTGCACGGTCATACTTATGCTGTCAGCGTACGTATCGAGGGCAGTCAGTCAGGTCAGTTCATCATTGATTTTGAGGATGTGAAAAGGATTGTTATGGGGGTATGCGACCGGCTGGACCACAGGATATTGTTGGCCAGGGATGATCCCAGATTGAAAATAACAGAAGATGAGGGTTATTATACAGTGGAACTCATTAAAAGCTGCAAACATTATGTGCTGCCCTCAGATGATGTCAAGTTACTACCCATACTGTCGGTAAGTGCAGAAGACCTGTGCACGTATTTCCTTAATGAGATTTCTAGTGCTATCAGGAATAACGGTTTTGCAGATAATATCACGAACCTGCATGTGCGTGTGGATGAAGGTATCGGACAGGGAGCTGGCTGCGACATAAACCTGGCTTGA
- a CDS encoding TRAM domain-containing protein, producing MARNQKDYFYYKAKDDGYRSRAAYKLQQINKKHNVIIPGASVVDLGAAPGGWLQMAKELSGGRVLGVDLQKIAPIEGVDTFKGDLTSDRTLKKIEGIIGEHGADAIICDAAPNLTGNWSLDHGRSIDLSEAALGVAKRLLMPGGHFVVKVFQGDMFKEFLDEVKENFVYVRSYTPRASRKQSAEIYVIGKKFISTDIKAGNEYDVEIREIGEQGDGIAKVGDFVVFVKHAMVGQTMRVRIREVHPNFAFADIIE from the coding sequence ATGGCCAGGAACCAGAAGGATTATTTCTACTATAAAGCAAAGGATGACGGATATCGTTCCCGGGCTGCTTACAAGCTGCAGCAGATCAATAAGAAGCACAACGTTATAATACCAGGTGCATCGGTAGTGGACCTGGGTGCTGCCCCGGGTGGCTGGCTGCAGATGGCAAAAGAACTTTCAGGCGGACGAGTACTTGGTGTTGACCTGCAGAAAATAGCACCTATTGAGGGAGTGGATACCTTTAAAGGGGATCTAACTTCTGACAGGACACTGAAAAAAATCGAGGGGATCATTGGCGAACACGGGGCAGATGCCATAATTTGCGATGCAGCGCCTAACCTGACCGGCAACTGGAGTCTCGACCACGGCCGTTCCATTGACCTGAGCGAGGCTGCACTTGGTGTGGCAAAACGGCTGCTAATGCCGGGAGGTCATTTTGTTGTCAAGGTTTTCCAGGGTGATATGTTCAAAGAGTTCCTTGATGAAGTAAAGGAAAACTTTGTATATGTACGCTCGTATACGCCTAGAGCTTCCAGAAAGCAGAGTGCTGAGATATATGTAATAGGCAAGAAGTTCATATCCACTGATATTAAGGCCGGTAATGAATACGACGTGGAGATCCGTGAGATTGGAGAACAGGGTGACGGGATTGCCAAGGTCGGGGACTTTGTTGTTTTTGTTAAACATGCTATGGTTGGGCAGACGATGCGTGTCCGGATAAGGGAAGTGCATCCGAATTTCGCTTTTGCTGATATTATCGAATGA